The following proteins are encoded in a genomic region of Devosia lucknowensis:
- the phoU gene encoding phosphate signaling complex protein PhoU, with translation MPNTGTDHIVTSYNEELAALAQAIAEMGGQVEVAIENGTRALLRLDRELADVTIIADQRIDDMQRQIDEMAVSMIARRQPMASDLRAIITAIHVANDLERIGDMAKQLARRSLKLEGINLQPTFYNGVKNMTALVSRQVKDALDAYANREAAASVEVCNRDDEVDAMHTSLFRELLTYMLEDPRNITTCTHLLFCAKNLERIGDHATNIAERAYYLATGKQLTSDVQQLQRQQIKA, from the coding sequence ATGCCCAATACCGGCACCGACCACATCGTCACGTCGTACAACGAAGAACTCGCCGCCCTTGCCCAGGCCATCGCCGAAATGGGCGGTCAGGTCGAAGTCGCCATCGAGAACGGCACCCGTGCACTCCTCCGGCTCGATCGCGAGCTGGCCGACGTGACCATCATCGCCGACCAGCGCATCGACGACATGCAGCGCCAGATCGATGAGATGGCCGTCTCCATGATCGCCCGTCGCCAGCCCATGGCCAGCGATCTGCGCGCCATCATCACCGCCATCCACGTCGCCAACGATCTCGAACGCATTGGCGACATGGCCAAGCAGCTTGCCCGCCGCTCATTGAAGCTCGAGGGCATCAACCTGCAGCCGACCTTCTACAACGGCGTCAAGAACATGACAGCCCTGGTCTCGCGTCAGGTCAAGGACGCACTCGACGCCTATGCCAACCGCGAAGCGGCCGCTTCGGTCGAGGTCTGCAACCGCGATGACGAGGTCGATGCCATGCACACCTCGCTGTTCCGCGAACTCCTGACCTACATGCTCGAAGATCCGCGCAACATCACCACCTGCACGCATCTCCTGTTCTGCGCCAAGAACCTCGAGCGCATCGGTGACCACGCCACCAATATCGCCGAACGCGCCTATTATCTGGCCACCGGCAAGCAGCTGACGAGCGACGTCCAGCAGCTGCAGCGCCAGCAGATCAAGGCGTGA
- the phoB gene encoding phosphate regulon transcriptional regulator PhoB — protein MPATILVVEDEGDIAILLRYNLEAEGFRVVTAESGDEAQQAIAEKLPDLILLDWMLPEISGIELCRRLRAREETARVPIIMLTARGEEEERVRGLSTGADDYVVKPFSVPELLARIHALLRRANPNLVTAALKVGDLELDRTTHRVRRANRDVHLGPTEYRLLEYLMRHPGRVYSREQLLDGVWGNDVYVDERTVDVHIGRLRRAINRGKESDPIRTVRGAGYAFDERFAAVA, from the coding sequence ATGCCCGCCACCATTCTCGTCGTTGAAGACGAAGGCGATATCGCCATCCTCCTGCGCTACAACCTCGAAGCCGAGGGTTTTCGCGTGGTCACGGCTGAAAGCGGCGACGAAGCCCAGCAGGCCATCGCCGAAAAACTGCCCGATCTGATCCTGCTCGATTGGATGCTGCCCGAAATCTCGGGCATCGAGCTCTGCCGCCGCTTGCGCGCCCGCGAGGAAACCGCCCGCGTCCCGATCATCATGCTCACCGCCCGCGGCGAGGAAGAGGAGCGCGTACGCGGCCTCTCCACCGGCGCCGACGACTACGTGGTGAAACCCTTCTCGGTGCCCGAACTGCTGGCGCGCATTCATGCGCTCCTGCGCCGCGCCAACCCCAACCTCGTCACCGCCGCCCTCAAGGTCGGCGATCTTGAGCTCGATCGCACCACCCACCGCGTCCGCCGCGCCAACAGGGACGTCCACCTTGGCCCCACCGAATATAGGCTGCTCGAATATCTCATGCGCCACCCGGGCCGTGTCTATTCGCGTGAACAACTGCTCGATGGCGTCTGGGGCAACGACGTCTATGTCGACGAGCGCACCGTCGACGTCCATATCGGCCGCCTTCGACGCGCCATTAACCGGGGCAAGGAGTCCGATCCGATCCGCACTGTGCGCGGCGCAGGCTACGCCTTCGACGAGCGCTTCGCCGCCGTCGCCTGA
- a CDS encoding alpha/beta fold hydrolase: protein MATQSIGLHTEDTGGSGRAVILIHGWPLSGKAWEHQVQALAGAGFRVITYDRRGFGQSDKPESGFDYSTLANDVADIIEAKALTDVSLVGFSMGGGEVARYVAEHGESKLHSVVFAAAVPPYMMKTPDNPDGPLTKEKADEMEAGIKADRTAFFDQFTKDFFSANGVLKVSEDERQKAIALCHQSDQTAALGCMASFGTTDFRDDLKAITVPTLVIHGDADGIVPVEGSGARTHAAIPGSEMVVVLGAPHGFNVSHAEEFNRHLIAFLRK from the coding sequence ATGGCGACCCAATCGATCGGCCTGCACACTGAAGACACCGGCGGCAGCGGCCGCGCCGTTATCCTGATCCATGGCTGGCCGCTTTCAGGCAAGGCTTGGGAGCATCAGGTGCAGGCGCTGGCCGGGGCCGGTTTTCGCGTCATCACCTATGACCGGCGCGGGTTCGGTCAATCGGACAAGCCCGAGAGCGGGTTCGATTATTCGACGCTGGCGAATGACGTGGCAGACATCATCGAGGCCAAGGCCCTCACCGACGTGTCGCTGGTGGGCTTTTCGATGGGCGGGGGCGAAGTCGCCCGCTATGTCGCCGAGCATGGCGAGAGCAAGCTGCATTCGGTCGTCTTCGCGGCGGCAGTGCCGCCCTACATGATGAAGACGCCTGATAACCCCGATGGTCCGCTGACCAAGGAAAAGGCCGACGAGATGGAGGCGGGGATCAAGGCGGACCGCACCGCCTTCTTCGACCAGTTCACCAAGGACTTCTTTTCGGCCAACGGCGTGCTCAAGGTGAGCGAGGACGAGCGGCAAAAAGCGATCGCGCTTTGCCACCAGTCGGACCAGACCGCCGCGCTGGGCTGCATGGCATCGTTCGGCACGACCGATTTCCGCGATGATCTCAAGGCGATCACGGTGCCGACGCTGGTGATCCATGGCGATGCCGACGGGATCGTGCCGGTGGAAGGATCAGGCGCGCGCACGCATGCCGCCATCCCGGGCAGCGAGATGGTCGTGGTGCTTGGGGCGCCGCACGGCTTCAATGTGAGCCATGCCGAGGAATTCAACCGGCACCTGATCGCGTTTCTGCGCAAATAA
- a CDS encoding alpha/beta hydrolase, protein MLKRTLLGAALAALATSVSVAETVNIDATQVQFSGVELYSDIQYSTSALGLMRNELYLDLIRPTSAEPAPVIVFITGSGWRAVERERLIPQLVRFAEAGFAVATIDYRGIGEAKFPEPQKDVKAAVRYLRANADLYNLDADNIAVFGPSAGGHLALMAGLTGNDPDYVDERLSDVSSEVQAIATFYPAAYFGETGEPGYDLASMHMGLSVHDKANAEAVREAFPETHIGEDSPPVIVIQGTEDQVVPLSSSERLYAALEAGGVDATLVVVDGVGHDFEQMTSVPEVTDALVDFFTRTLKD, encoded by the coding sequence ATGCTGAAGCGCACGCTTTTGGGCGCGGCTCTTGCCGCCCTTGCGACCTCTGTTTCCGTGGCGGAAACGGTCAACATCGACGCAACGCAGGTTCAGTTCAGCGGTGTCGAGCTCTATTCCGATATCCAGTATTCGACATCCGCCCTCGGCCTCATGCGCAATGAGCTGTATCTCGATCTGATCCGCCCAACCTCCGCCGAGCCCGCGCCTGTCATCGTTTTCATTACGGGAAGCGGCTGGCGCGCCGTCGAGCGCGAACGCCTGATCCCGCAGCTCGTCCGTTTTGCCGAGGCCGGCTTTGCCGTCGCGACCATCGACTACCGAGGCATCGGCGAAGCCAAGTTCCCCGAGCCGCAGAAGGATGTGAAGGCGGCCGTGCGCTACCTCCGCGCCAATGCGGACCTTTACAATCTCGATGCCGATAACATCGCTGTCTTCGGCCCATCCGCGGGCGGTCACCTCGCGCTGATGGCCGGCCTGACCGGCAATGATCCAGACTATGTGGATGAGCGTCTCTCCGATGTTTCCTCGGAAGTCCAGGCCATCGCCACCTTTTACCCGGCCGCCTACTTCGGCGAGACTGGCGAGCCTGGCTATGATCTTGCCAGCATGCATATGGGCCTTTCCGTGCACGACAAGGCCAATGCCGAAGCTGTCCGCGAAGCCTTCCCGGAAACGCATATCGGCGAGGACAGCCCGCCCGTTATCGTCATTCAGGGCACCGAAGATCAGGTTGTTCCGCTCAGTTCAAGCGAACGCCTCTATGCGGCCCTCGAGGCCGGCGGCGTCGATGCCACGCTGGTCGTGGTCGATGGCGTGGGCCACGATTTTGAACAGATGACCAGTGTTCCCGAGGTCACCGACGCTCTCGTTGATTTCTTCACCCGCACGCTCAAGGACTGA
- a CDS encoding ABC transporter ATP-binding protein, giving the protein MTLPDRLSSQRPAKLTVSSLAWGPSGHASIVEDLSFSVAPGQMLAVVGPNGAGKSSLLRCLYRYHRPSSGHVRLDETDIWQLSPRDCARRVATVLQEGASDFALSVAEIVELGLIPHQPGGGGHDYEPVEQALDLMELAHLAGRDFATLSGGEKQRVMIARALVQRPDLLILDEPTNHLDIRHQLEVLALLSRLPATVVVSLHDLALASAHADAVLVLERGRQVALGAPLDVLTPDAIRATFSVGTVVDRHPTTGQPRFSFHLD; this is encoded by the coding sequence GTGACCTTGCCTGATCGCCTTTCCAGCCAACGCCCTGCCAAGCTCACGGTCTCGTCCCTCGCCTGGGGACCATCGGGTCATGCATCCATCGTCGAGGATCTGTCCTTTTCAGTCGCGCCAGGACAAATGCTGGCCGTCGTTGGTCCCAACGGCGCCGGCAAATCCAGCCTCCTGCGCTGCCTCTATCGCTATCATCGCCCCTCCTCCGGGCATGTGCGGCTCGACGAAACCGATATCTGGCAACTCTCTCCGCGCGATTGTGCGCGCCGCGTCGCCACCGTCCTGCAGGAAGGTGCCTCCGATTTTGCCCTTTCGGTCGCCGAAATCGTCGAGCTTGGCCTTATCCCGCATCAGCCCGGCGGCGGTGGCCACGATTATGAACCGGTCGAGCAGGCGCTCGACCTCATGGAACTGGCCCATCTCGCCGGTCGCGACTTCGCAACTCTTTCTGGCGGCGAAAAACAGCGCGTCATGATCGCGCGGGCTCTTGTCCAGCGGCCAGATCTGCTGATCCTCGACGAGCCTACCAATCATCTCGACATTCGCCACCAGCTCGAAGTCCTGGCTCTCCTTTCCCGCCTGCCAGCCACCGTGGTGGTCTCGCTGCACGATCTGGCGCTGGCCAGCGCCCATGCCGATGCGGTCCTCGTGCTCGAGCGTGGCCGGCAGGTCGCCCTGGGCGCCCCGCTCGATGTCCTCACGCCCGATGCCATCCGCGCCACCTTTTCCGTGGGCACCGTTGTGGATCGTCACCCCACCACCGGGCAGCCGCGCTTTTCCTTCCACCTCGATTGA